In the genome of Agelaius phoeniceus isolate bAgePho1 chromosome 14, bAgePho1.hap1, whole genome shotgun sequence, the window ATCCTGCAGATCCCTCACTGCCAGCCggcccctgggagcagagcagagccactgCATGGCCTCGGCTCCCATGTCCCCATGGGCACTGACTGGCAGCAGGGTTTGATGTCCCCTCCCACCACAGACAAGGACAAGAGTGCTCCCAACCAAACCTTTCCCAGCACGGGGACTTCTGCAGGATCTCACACAGGGGAGGGATcaggaggagaagcagctccagcacatccctgtccatggaacccctctgcaGCCACCTTAGGGCACACACGGGGCACCAGGAGTGACCCCGTGGGGTTCACAGGCTCTGCACCCCCCAGTCCATGCTGGTcccacccagagcagccccagagccggGGGgaccctccctctcccagccgggGGTGGGTTCCAGGAACCTGTTAAAGCACTTTTCCCTCTGCTGGCAGGTCCCAGCATGTTTGGCACTTCCAGTTCTCCCTGCAGGCATCAGGGCCCAGCGAAGCTGTTTAGAATTAAAAGCCTTATTTCATTCCCACTGGGATCAAAGCACGCAGAGAGGGAGGGTTTTCAAACCAGCAAACCACATTTGAGCCCAGCTGGTGCACCCCAGGGCCCCCCCATCCCGACCCCCATCCCGGCATTCCCCGCTCACTCCAGCAGGCTCTTGGCATGGTCCCAGAGGTTCTGCTTGAGCCCAAGCAGCTCTGAACTATCCTGCTGTGTTCCATCTCCAAGGCTCACCTCACCCCTCCAGGTTGGATCAGTTTTCTCCAGTCTCTCTTGGTTGGTGCCTCAGCCCCACTTTAAGATCCCATAAACCAGACCCATTCCCTCCCATACCCCTGTGGGTCACCCCAGAATCCAGCACCCACAATTCCTGACAGGACAACCTGGACTGGAGCAGGTGTGGTTTGCAGCAGGCAGGAACTTCCTTGACTCCATCCTCTCCTAAAGCAACTCCAGGGTGAGGAGGAGCCAGCCTCACTCctttcctgcatttccctgtgcctgtctgGAGCAGGCTCATTCCTGCCAGGAATGGGACATCCCTGTCCggtgccaccagcagctcccaatAGGCTCTGCCTACTCCAGAGCACATGAGCAGCCCTTTAAGCTTGAGGGCAATCCAGTGGCCCCCAGGAGCTTctagctgcagggacagagccatggaAACACAAAATCATTtggattggaaaagacctttaagatcaccAGGTCCAACCATATTTATGGAGTGCCCAACCCTATCCATCCATATCCAACCCTGAGTTCATCCAGTCCTGAGTCCATGCTGTAAATATTGGACTAAAATCTCCAAATTTTTCCtaagaaaaccaaacccaccAGATCCCTCCAGGATCTGCTGGTGAGGATCTGTCCCAGCCAACTCTTTCCAGATCTCTTCAGCTCAGTCTGCAGTTTCAAACCTAGGGCAGGAATAAAGCACACGGGAGACAGCCAGGAttccataggaaaaaaacccttttatttAACAATATATCAGGTTCCATCACGGCTCCATGGAGTTCAGCTGCCACAGAGCTGTTACCGATGCCGATGATATGCTACTGGGCgggagagctgggagaaggCGAAAGGAATCAAAACCAGGATCATGACACGAAGAAAGAAAATCTGCGGCGCCAGGAGCGCGGCCGAGGGGATCCCGGCACCGCCGGAGCCCCACCGGGAGCCGAGGAGGATCAACCAGCATGGGGATGCCAAGGCTGGAGCCAGGATGTGCCCTGCAGCCGAGGAGGTGCCAGCACAGAGGGGCCTGGTTCCCCCTGTGCCCGGTTCCCCGCACGGTGCCCAACCAGTCccgctcggccccagccccatcccgtGTGCCCCGCGGCAGGAGCACGTCCAGGCTCCGTATCCACCCTGGGGTaagggcagtgcagggtggaCAGGGAAAATCTGTCAGCCTGGCTGTTCTGGTGGTGGCACAGGGGTGGGGCAGTGGCAGTCCCAGCTGGTTGATGGCAGGGCCAGGCCCCTCGGGACAGGGACGGTGCAGATGTGACGCCGTGGGATGTGGAGGTGGCACAGCTCTGAAATGTGGGAGCGCGGCAAGGACGTGCAGGGGCGCGGCGCTGCCGGGATGGAGAGAGGGAttgtccatccctgctccagcacctctggAACCTCCCAGAAACCCTCTGTCAATATAATGCAGGttcagagcccagctcctgggagcaactgggagaactgggggcTCCCTGATGCCTTCCAGCTGCCCATGACAAGGGCCACATGacaccagagatggcaccagGCATGGCTACCATCCCTGGGCAGGAACCCTGCACTGGGCACGGCTAAGGAGaagccatcccagccctggcaccaagAAGAGATGGGGCCATGGTAAGCTGGCAGTTGGCATCAAAATAGGCAAACACAAAATGGAATAGTTGGGGAAAGGGAtctgcaccaggagcagctccacaggcccagaaaagcagagcaggatcTCAGAATGTTGCATGGAGTTCTGCATCCCCAAGTCAGGGATTTTTTGGTTAAAGATAAGAAAGCAGATAAATTTGATGTCCCTTTAGATCACCATGTGGTCCCCAAGTCTCTGCCTGTGTCCAGGACAGGGCTCAGAGCTCTGGGACTCATTGGGAATGAGCCACAGATTCTGGGATGGAATAGAACCCCAGATTCCTGCCTCACTCTCTGCTTGGAGCCCATCTGATCCTGCATTATATCGAGGGCAGGTCCCCAGTCCCGATCCCGGCAGTTCCCacactccagcacagcccacaggctccaggctgagctctaTGACAATGTTTTACACCCGTTCTTGTggttaaaatttctttttttttcatcttttttttttttaagttctcaTTTGTTTTTCTAAGAAAAAGCAACCAGAAAATAATTCGGAGTTTATACAAAACATCTTTACATTATTTCTTCCAAAAAAGACTAGTATTTACACAAACAAAAGGAGGGGGggcaggaaacaaaaaaataaaaaaaaatttaaaaaaggaaaatcaaccAAATTTCAATGCTTTCCAAGAAAAGAACCCGAGGGACACACTCTGATCCAGGACCCAGCAGCCCGAGGTGCTCAGCAAAAACCAAGAGTTCTGATTTCACCCTTTCTTCACATATTTACAAGATTTTgcagctgttcccagcagcaggagtggGACTGATGGAGACCTCAGATGGGGACAAACACCATGAGAAGCCATCAGCACTGTCAGATCACTTTTGGTACAACCTGTGGCCAGACTCTGTCCCTTctccaccaaaaccaaaccaaaattaCATTGTTCCCTCACTTCCCCCTCCACTTCAGTCATTATTCCTAACGGATTccactgccactgtcaccatcaccactgccaccaccacccagCCAGGGCTCTTCCCACTTGGGGAAACACAGGCTAAGGTTTGgcagagggaagagggaagggattttttttaagacacaATTCTCTGGGATTTCCCCACTGGGAGTCctgggggggtcctggtggaGGCGGCTCCCAGGCCAGGATGGGCAGTGGATCccacagaggagagagggatggaAGGTGCTACACAGGGGAAgcagtgctgggatggggaatAGGGCGAGCACCCACTGGGGTGCATCTCTCCCAAGGGAAGCAGCTGGTTTGGGGCCCTGGAAGCAGAATCACGTCAggatgccaagggcaggaggggAGCTGGGACACCCCACTCCACTCCAGCCCAAATTCCTGCCCTAAACCCAACAACATGGCACCACAGGATGCTCCCATCCCGCTCAGGGCCAAACCCCAGCGCAGCAGCCGGGCCACCGGATCCCCCCGGGGCCACCAGGTCCCCCCAGGTCCCCAGATCCTCCCAGGCCACgggcccctgtccctgctctgcccccgccccgcccgctcCTTGTCAAGGCACTttagcagagcagctccctcgctCTTTGGGCACTTCCTAACGCGGGATTcggggccctggggacaggcgggaacagcccaggcaggaacagccctgccGGCCCCACTCCTGCTCCCTGAGCAAAAGCAGCTACtgctggaaggaaaagaaagtgagGAAGGGGGGACAGCCCGAGGACAGGCAGTgacagggcactgccagccctgctagGCTCACTGGCATCAGCCACGGTGCTGGCGGCTCCTCCTGGGAAGAGGAAGCTGGGAATGATCCCACCAGACAGGCTCAACCCCTTCCAGTTTTGGGTGGGAGATGGGCAAGGCAAGGGCAGGGGAGCCTGGGCTGGAGACCCCCAGGAGGAGGCAGGACAGGGAATGCTCCtgcaccaggagcagggcagggaacaggcacAGTGGGGCTGGTCCCCAAATCAGGTCCCACCAAGGGGCACTGGATTCTTCAGGTAAACCAGGAGGGTGAAAAAGCCTTTGGCTCAGCTCCCAACCAAGCCAAGCTTGGTGCTCCAGCCTCTTGGGGGCTTCCAATCCCAAGCACCAGCCTCCTTCTGACACTCCTGGCACAAGCTGCAAGTTGGGAACCtttgttttccagttttcctTTCCAAGGACAACCACCTGCAGTATGCCCAGCTTGGGAGGGGGCTGCAgcttccccctgccacccccTACTTTGCTTCCagcaggctcagccccagcccgaTGGAAAGCCAAAGGCTTTTTTCCACAGTGGGATGCTCCAGAGGGGTCGGGAAGAGCTGCCAGGCCACGGCTGCTCCGCGTGGGGCAGGAGCAGTGTCCAGCCCCTCGCGCACTGAATGCTTGAGACAGGGTGGAgatagaaattttttttctttctttctttttataaagAGACTAAAACAAGAGTCAACAGCTACGAACACAAAAGTTTCCAGGGGCAGTGGGAGGAGCGGGATCTGCCCCGTGGCCGGCAGGATGACGTGCTGGAAGGAGGTGATGGCGTGTGCCCAGAGGTGGCGGGCCGGAGTCCCGCCCGgaattcacaaaaataaaaatgttacaaaaaaattaaaataattattataataataataatagtagtagtagtaaatCGGGTTTGCCAGCttcctccctgcacagctgtcTGCATCTTGGCACCATGGCAaagcatcctcctcctcctcctcatccccctGTGCGCTCGCTGCTCCTGGGACCGAGGCCCCGGCGTTGCTCCAGGCTCCGGGACCCTGCGGTGCTGGCGGGCACTTCCCACAGGCCCGGAGGGGTGACGCGGGGAAATCCCAAACCACAAAGGGGAGGTGGAGTCTCCGGGTTTGCCAGCGGTGTCCCGAGCACAGAAAGGCACGGCGCCCGCCCCCCACGGCCGGCCACAGTCtggagaagaagaggaggaggctgaAGGCTCACCCTCAGAGTCTTGGGATTACAAAAGCTGAGAACTACAAAACTAAATACAAAGGGGAGAATCAGCACGTGAGCGTTGAGCCCTCCGCTCCCCGGCGCCGCTCCCGGCGCTGCCCGCGCCGTGCCGGGGCGGGGGGGAACGTTTCGCTTCCTCCCTGCGGCGCCAGCCCTGCGCCCGGCGCTCCCGCGCTGCTGCATCGGCcgttcccaggctgctcctcacaCCTTGTAGTAAATGTTGGCTGGGCTCTGCGGGGGCATCTCCTGCACGATGTAGACGGGGTGCCCGTAGTCCCCGCTCACCTTCTCGTAGTGCGGGCAGTAGTTGTTCTCTGTAGTCCGTAAGGGGATGATGATGTCGCTGGGCTCTGAGCCCGCGTTCCCGCTGCATTTGGGGCTGGCCAAGGTGCTGAGGGACAAGGCTGCGGCTCGCTGCTGCGTGTGCTTCCGGTGCCGCTTGCGGATCTTGATCAGGAGCACGACGAGgaagatgatgatgaggatgaagatgacGCAGCCGGCGCCGATGGCCGCGAACACGGCCACCTTGGAGCTCAGGAAGCCATCGCTGGGACCTTGGGTCTCCTGGCCGTCCTGGTTGACGGAGCCTGCAAGGCAAGGGGAGATGGGGgtcagagaggcagccaggtgTGTGCTCTGTCCATCATCACACCTGTGGAGCAGGAGGATGAGTTGCTCATTGGAGCCCCTCTCTGCCCCCCAAACTCAGCACAAAATTCTCCTGCCATGCTCTCAAGGAGGGGAGCCCCTCACCTCCAAGGGGACAGCACTTGCTCCCCACCTTCCCACCCCAGTCAGACCCACACATCCCTGGGAAGgactgggcagggcaggcaggagccccaggcatcCACAGAGGGGGCACCACATGCCCTGTTCCCCATCCTGCACCACTGCTCCCCTTCCCACCTCCCAGCTTATGGAGCAGAGTGTTGATTGTGTCCAGGTGACACCATTCCAGACCAGGATGCCCTGGTGGATGTGGactctgacacccagagcccccAGTCTCCAATTACTGACCCCTGGgccggggcagctgcagccccctACAGGGGCAGTGCTTAGAGGCTGATCcaggcaggaagaaaagaaaaacttccCAGATTCATCTGATTCCACTTTGCTCTCAGAGGGGTCAGGAACTCAGGAAACTACCTTCAAAGGGCTCTCACACCCAAGGACCTCACCTTCTCCAAGCCCTCTCAGATGTGCTGTGAAGAACacatgggaggaggaggaggaggaggaggaagagtgctGAAACAGCACTTCTCTGCCAagctctgccaggagctggggaaacAAACccaagctgctctgcagcctgggctcaggACAGCAGAGATGAGCACAACACTTAAAGCAAACCCATCCAGCTCCCAGATCCGGAGAGTCTGGTATCCCTGGAATCCATGCAACAAGCTGAACTTGGAGGTGCTTCATTGGCCCCATCCCTCTCCTGGGGATCCCTGAATACCCACCTGGCTTGCCAGGCTCCTCCACTGCCGGGACCTTGCTGCGTGGGCTCTGCGTGACGACCTTCACAGTGTCATCTGACTCCTTGCTCGGCCGACTCGTCgtcagctgctctgggatcaCCGCGTTGGGatctgggaaaggggagagatGGATGAGAAGCCTTGGTCCAACCTGGAAGGCAGCAGCTTGTTCCCCCCTAAAGAAGTGCCC includes:
- the EFNB1 gene encoding ephrin-B1, coding for MARPRGGRWLLGVLLALCRLAAPLAKSLEPVSWSSANPKFMTGKGLVIYPEIGDKLDIICPKAEPSKPYEYYKLYLVRKEQADACSTVMDPNVLVTCNRPEQEIRFTIKFQEFSPNYMGLEFKRHQDYFITSTSNGTLDGLENREGGVCQTRSMKIVMKVGQDPNAVIPEQLTTSRPSKESDDTVKVVTQSPRSKVPAVEEPGKPGSVNQDGQETQGPSDGFLSSKVAVFAAIGAGCVIFILIIIFLVVLLIKIRKRHRKHTQQRAAALSLSTLASPKCSGNAGSEPSDIIIPLRTTENNYCPHYEKVSGDYGHPVYIVQEMPPQSPANIYYKV